Genomic window (Oryza sativa Japonica Group chromosome 3, ASM3414082v1):
GTTTGTTTGGCAGCAAGGTTGCTGCAGCCAGCTGCTTCCGCAGTTGTGTGAAATAATGTTGGCGTTGGCGGCAACCCTGCAACCAAGCAGCTGAACAGATGCAGAATGACTGGCATCGATTTTGCGGCAGGTTTGTAATAGCTTATTTATAAAACGGTTTCATATTTACAGTGTTGCCCTAAAGTTTGGCACTTTTGCCGTGGGATCAACCATCTCAAATTTGAGGAATCAGAGTAATTTCCCAACCGTTGGTCTTGCGTTGAGATTCGTGCTCCGGTGGATGTTGACGGAGGCAAAGGCAGCCCCAAAACGGGATCGTAGATATATAAAGGCGTCAAGCGAGCGCACACCCCTTGGGGGCTTGGGCAGCGCGCGCGCAAAACCGAGTTCgccgcccacctcgccgccatggccatggaGCTCGCCGCGCTCTGCACCGACCCCGTCGTGCtctccgccgccttcctctgcctcctcctccacctctccctccgctcctaccgcccgccctcccccggcggcggccgccgcctccccccggGACCCCCGGGCCTCCCCGTCCTCGGCGCGCTGCCACTCGTCGGCCCGGCCCCGCACGCCGGCCTGGCGTCGCTGGCGCGCAAGTACGGGCCCGTCATGTACCTCAAGATGGGCACCTGCGGCGTGGTGGTGGCGTCGTCGCCGTGCGCGGCGAGGTCGTTCCTGAAGGCGCTCGACGCCCGGTTCGCGaaccggccggcggtggcgagcgcCGTGGACATCACGTACAACTACCAGAACATGGTGTTCGCCAACTACGGCGCCAGGTGGAAGCTGATGCGGAAGCTGGCGAGCGTCCACCTGCTCGGCGCCCGCGCGCTCGCCGACTGGGCGGCGGTGCGCCGCGACGAGGCCCGCCGGCTGCTGCGCGGCGTGGCGGAggcgtccgccgccggccgccccgtCGTCATCCCGGAGGTGCTCGTCTGCGCGCTCGCCAACATCGTCGGCCAGATCACCGTCAGCAAGCGGGTGTTCGACGTGCAGGGCGACGAGTCCAACAGgtgagctcgccgccgcgccggtggtgcCATTACTatctagcttaattagctaatTATTTCCTATCTCCACTATAGTAGTAGTATAGTTTCATCTTCGTTTTCGATCTTTttattctttttgaaaaaaggaagaaaatgaaATGGTGTGCAAATCCAATGCATATGAACcttttttgtaaaaagaaatTGGAACTATGAATGCAATTTAAGTTGTGGTGGAATAGAGCCGACCACTAGTGTGTAGTTATCATGGGATAGGTAGGAGAGCATGCGTGCGCAAGTCAGCACTAGCAATGAGTCACACGTCAACAATCATCGATCACCTATAAAAGAATTACCGAAAGCGAGACAAAATCCACTAACCTTTGTTATTCGTAATATTAGTAGACATCAGCATCATCTAAATGCATAAATAAATACAAAAATATATACTCcgaaatatagctatttcttgTACAATACCTTATCTCGAAATATACGTACCTAATCCTCTCAACCATTCACCACCATTCTACTTCAtctattttctcttttcaaTCAATCATACAATTTCTCTAATTATTCTcacatactttttttaataCATATGCCATTTTTTACAATGTCGATATCTTAGAACGAGAACGGAGTAAGTACTGATTAATGCATCGATCGATGTGCACGCGCATGTTGATCGGGTCGATGACATGGAAAATTTGCAGCTATAAGGATATGATCGTCTCGCTGTTGACGGGTGCGGGGCTGTTCAACATCAGCGACTTCGTGCCGGCGCTGGCGTGGCTGGACCTGCAGGGAGTCCAGGCCAAGTTGCGGCGGATCCACGACCAGTTCGACGTCCTCATCACCAAGCTGCTCGCCgaccacgccgccaccgccgccgaccgcgcccgcgccggccgcacCGACTTCGTCGACAggctccgcgccgccgtcggcgtcgacgacgaggacggcgagacCATCTCCGAGGTCAACATCAAGGGCCTCATCTTCGTAAGTCCTTAGTTACCTCACCTTGTACTGATTAATTAACTGCATTATATTGTTACCACTAATTCTGttttataagttatttttttattataagtcgttttgatttttttattaaactttttaGGTTTCACTAAGTGTATAGATAAATAAAAGTGCACTACCTACCTAAATTAGTTTTACCATTGAATGTatattgataatatatttgttttgtgtttgaAATAgtgttatattttttataaacttggttaaaattttaaaaatttgactagggaaaaattaaaatgatttataatataaaacaaagaaTAGTGGAATAATTTTTAGCGTGCTGCATACGTATGCGTGACATAGGCGCCACGTAACAGTGAAAACCGTACACGTGTCAGTTCTGCTCTTTTCCCTTTCTTGGGTGGAAGGTGCCTTGCAATGGTGTTTGTTTGTGGGGGCAGCACATTGAGCTATGGATGGTACTTGATTTCATTCATTGCAGTGGAGTTGTTGGAAAGGGATACTATATCATAAGCACTTGAAATGCACATGCCAACCTAACTGAATGTTTTTTCCCAAGGGAATATATATCTCCCATGATAAGTGTCCTCTAGTATCTTtcagaaaaataatatatgtcCTTGCAGGGTACCTACACTTGATCAATAGTAATTATTAGGGATCCACCGAATTTTCTATGCTTCACTAACCGCAAAGAAACTTGTTTGTTTCCTACTAATTGTAGAAAAACATAAACTTATTTTCATCCTAAattataataataaatttaaaatgttgtaaataactatatatatatatatattctcaatGGAGAGATATGAatttactacctccatttcatattataaatcgcttTAGCTTTTTCTCTAAtaaaaattctttaaatttaaccaagtttatataaaaatatattaatatttttaacacaaaacaaatataatatcaaaatatatgttagttttaatgaaaataatttagTGTTGTAGGTGTTACTAAATTGTTCTAtgaacttgatcaaacttaaagaagtctgactaaaaaaatcaaaacgacttataatataaggaGTAGATGTTTCCTTTTGAGGGAAATGATAGGGGCTCTGTAGTTCGCTATATTCATTTATATGTTAATTTGGAGCAAGCATCCCCTGAAAAAGCTTGAAAACTGTACCACCACAAAAAGGAATTTTGGTGTTTTACAACTTGAGCCAAAATATTAAATACGTAAGTTGCTTGACAAAAAACCTACCGGAGTTGTTATAACATCCTACCAGATCGTTACATTTGGTCGTTTGTGCTCTGAAaaacaacaaaaggaaaaaaaaatcaactataaTCAGGATTGAATTGTActatggctagctagctagaaccATATGGACCGATCTTTTTAGCTTCCATCAGTTTCTGAAAACCACGTACACTTCTGAATTCAATTAATCTCGGCGATATATGATATGATCTGCCTCCACTCCACACCCACCTAACCACTTCAGAAAACTGcatgagtgagtgagagtgatGCTTCAACCGCAATATTCTTCTACCTATATATCTATCGCTCCAACACGCGATTGATTAATTAACCACTTAATTAGCTCGATAATTAAGCTGGCTAGCCTTCAGGGTTAGTGGCAGGTACTTGTGAGTCAGCAGTGTCAACACGAAGTAACACGCAATCTGTAGTACATTGTCCATATGGCAGCATCATTATTGGTGCCACAATGACTTGATGCTTCAACTTAACTTCACTTAAACTAACGGATTAGCGGCACCAGCCGGGACTGATGATGAAGGGTaatcaacatctctgcttgacATTGCAACCAAATTaattgcagctagctagctactcctacCCCCGATGCAGCTATCTGAAGTTCCTCTTTAGCTTAGGCAATAATGTTCAGATTAGTATAAGCCTAAACAGACTAATCAAAATGCATGTGCATGCAGTGGTAGAGTACTTGTTATGCTTATGCTTACACATTCTGCTTATTAGCAGCTGAAAATAATTTGtagataaattttttatatatgtatgtctTTAGCAATTGAAAATAAATATTAgcttataagtataagcataaatgAAATGGTGAGACTATCGTGCTCTCAATTAGATGATTGAAGTATATACGTACATACGAGTGTTAGTTGCAACCAAATGTTTCCCGCTACTCGTGATAAAATGGATGCCTTAATTGGGTACAGAAACTATTGATGACTTGTCGATAACTACCGTACCTTGGCCAGTATATATTTCCTGATTGTACGACTGCGACATGTAGACGTACTGACGAGACGAACTGAACCTACCAGTCTACCACACTGTACTGTACAAGAGTCAAATTAAGATGACTGAAGCAACTCATAACAATGATCTGCAGCCGTCACTAGCTTAACTACCATTAAAAGTTTAGATATAGATGACAGCTGATAATATGGATGGCTAATTATCATGCTGCCAAGTTACATCTATATCGATTTCACTTgccttccaagttccaacgcACTGCTGTTTCCCACTGGAATCTATCGATTTCACTTTCATTTCAACGCACTGCTATTTTtccaatgaagaaaaaaaattgtcggTATAGGAGATCACCGTTTTCAAATTTCTTGACCATACTTGAAAGCAACTCAtcgttaaatatatatatttgaataaattgTGGGCTTGATATCAACAGGACAACAAGTATATTAATTAGTTAAGTTAGTCCTTTTTGGGTTGGCGAGAAGTCCACCTACGGCACACTTGATCGATCTCTCCAAGTAGTGCCCCATCATCGGTTGGTGCAGTGTGGCTACCCCTTGCTTTGCTTCTCTTAAAATGATGGACACATACATATCTCAGTAGCTAGCACTTTCTCTGTGCAGTAATAATAAAAACAATTTAATCATTATGAAAAATAGCACTGCCTCAAATTAGTGATGTTTTGGGCATCAAGTTTATATCTTCTTTTCTTATGTGATTGGCCATGCATCTGTCTGAAGACACAGGAATAATTCATACTAAAACTAAAATTCCCCTTCAAACTGTGGTGAACTTTTCATCATGACCAACAAGTGCAAAATTGTATGAATGATTATTAAGACTGTATTTTCGTTAAGCAGTTTGATCTAAGTGACATCTTTCCATTACGTTGACTATTTCTTTTACTATTTATCAATCACCTTAATTTTGcacttcttccgtttcatattataaatagtttaattttttattagtcaAATTTCTTGAATTTTGACCAATTTTATAGaataatatactaatatttttaatacaaaacaaatatattatcaaaatatatttaattttaaattcaaTAAAACTAATAAGGTGTAGAAGATGTTGCTATTTTCTTCTGtaaatttagtcaaacctaaagaactttaactaataaaaaaataaacaacttataatatgaaacgaaaggAGTAACTTTTTTATCGTGTTCGACTACCTCCgtcctgaaaaaaaaagtcttcttgactacttcctctgtttctaaatatttgacgacgttgattttttttaaatatgtttgaccgtttgtcttattcaaaaaatttaactaattattaattgttttcctatcatttgattcattgttaaatatacttatatgtatacatatagttttacatgtttcacaaaaaaaatttaataagacaaacggttaaatatgtgctaaaagtcaacggtgttaaatatttagaaatggagggagtataaaaaaaatgtagtacAATTTTCACGCATGTTAATTTgatgtatgcatgtatgtacGCAGGACATGTTCACGGCCGGGACGGACACGTCGTCGATCATCGTGGAGTGGGCGATGGCGGAGATGATGAAGAACCCGGCGGTGATGGCGCGGGCGCAGGAGGAGATGGACCGCGTcgtcggccgcggccgccgcctggaGGAGTCCGACATCGCCAGCCTCCCCTACCTCCAGGCCGTCTGCAAGGAGGCCATGCGGCTCCACCCCTCCACGCCGCTCAGCCTCCCGCACTTCTCCTTCGACGAGTGCGACGTCGACGGCTACCGCATCCCGGCGAACACGCGGCTGCTCATCAACATCTACGCCATCGGCCGCGACCCGTCGGCGTGGGAGGACCCGCTGGAGTTCAGGCCGGAGCGGTTCATGCCGGGGGGCGCCGCCGAGCGCGTGGACCCGCTCGGCAACTACTTCGAGCTCATCCCCTTCGGCGCCGGCAGGAGGATCTGCGCCGGGAAGCTCGCCGGCATGGTGTTCGTCCAGTACTTCCTCGGCACGCTGCTGCACTCGTTCGACTGGCGGCTCCCCGACGGCGAGGACAAGGTGGACATGTCGGAGACGTTCGGCCTCGCGCTGCCCAAGGCCGTCCCGCTCCGCGCCCTCGTCACGCCGcgcctcgcgccggccgcctacgcgtgacggccggccggcgacgacgaggacgacgccgtGTATGTGATCGATCGagttcgccgcggcggcggcggcggcggcgatctgaTGTTGCGGTTGTCTGTACGTAAATATATTTTTCGTTTGTTGGTTTCGAAAGCAAAACACAATTAAGAACGCCCAAATATTGCAAGCAAATACGCCTGTGAATTGATTTCTTCTATGA
Coding sequences:
- the LOC4332919 gene encoding flavonoid 3',5'-hydroxylase 1, coding for MAMELAALCTDPVVLSAAFLCLLLHLSLRSYRPPSPGGGRRLPPGPPGLPVLGALPLVGPAPHAGLASLARKYGPVMYLKMGTCGVVVASSPCAARSFLKALDARFANRPAVASAVDITYNYQNMVFANYGARWKLMRKLASVHLLGARALADWAAVRRDEARRLLRGVAEASAAGRPVVIPEVLVCALANIVGQITVSKRVFDVQGDESNSYKDMIVSLLTGAGLFNISDFVPALAWLDLQGVQAKLRRIHDQFDVLITKLLADHAATAADRARAGRTDFVDRLRAAVGVDDEDGETISEVNIKGLIFDMFTAGTDTSSIIVEWAMAEMMKNPAVMARAQEEMDRVVGRGRRLEESDIASLPYLQAVCKEAMRLHPSTPLSLPHFSFDECDVDGYRIPANTRLLINIYAIGRDPSAWEDPLEFRPERFMPGGAAERVDPLGNYFELIPFGAGRRICAGKLAGMVFVQYFLGTLLHSFDWRLPDGEDKVDMSETFGLALPKAVPLRALVTPRLAPAAYA